A segment of the Aureliella helgolandensis genome:
TCGCCGCAGTTTGCCAACCTTGTCGGTGATGAGCGCCCCGAATTGATCTGCACCCGCGATGGATTTTTCGGATTCGCCACGATCGATTGGGAGCATCCTCTAGACGCTTGGTCTTTTCATCCTATTTCTGAACAGATTGCTGCGTCGCGGTTCGGGCATGGCCTGGGGATCGGAGACGTCAATGGTGATGGACGCATTGACCTTTTGCACTCCAAGGGATGGTACGAACAACCCGCTAGCGATCCGACTTCTGGCCGTTGGCAAACGCACGAGGTGAATTTCTCGTCCTCCTACGGAGGTGCTGAAATGTATGCCTACGATGTGGATGGAGACGGAGACAGCGATGTCATCACCAGTGAAGCGGCTCACGATTTTGGACTGTCCTGGTACGAGCAGATCGGTGAGGGGGTACAAATCGAGTTCAAGCGGCACACGATCGTAGGACAACACCCATCGGAAAATAAATATGGAGTTGTCTTCAGCGAGCTGCATAGCGTGGCGTTGGCGGATATGGATGGGGATGGTCTGCAGGACATTGTGACTGGCAAGACCTACTGGTCTCACCACAAGCAGAGCCCCATGTGGGATGCGGGCGCTGTGGTGTATTGGTTCAAACTCGTGCAAGGCGAAGATGGGGTGGATTGGATCCCGTATTTGGTCGACGCCGATGCGGGAATAGGTCGACAGTTGACCATTGCCGACATCAATTCCGACGGAGTCCTCGACGTGGCCACCGGTGGAATGCTGGGCGCCAACGTGATGCTCCAAAAACCGGTGGTGTTGACTCGTGAAGAGTGGGCCAAGCGGCAGCCAAAAGTCTACGACGGACCTAAATTGGCAACCGTCGAGGGGGCCAGAGCCAAGCGTGGCCCGCGCTCTCCCATTGCTGCCGACGGAAAAGTGTTCCAGGCCATTGAAGGCGAAGAGGTAAAAGCGACCGTGACGGGCGGAACCACCCGCGCGCAACCCATGGGCTCTTTCTCCGGTGATCGTTGGAGCGGTAACAGTCAACTGTGGTGGACGGGCGCTAAGCCAGGAGACAAGTTGACCCTTGAGCTCGATGCGTTCCAGGAAGTGGCAGCAGTCGAATTGGCGCTTACCTGTGCCAAAGATTATGGAATTGTAGAAATACAACTGAATGGACAACCCCTGGACGCGCCCCTGGATTGCTACGACGCGCAAGTGGTAACCACCGGTCTCCTCTCGCTAGACACTCCCGAGCTGAAGAAGGGCAAGCACACGCTCTCCTTCGAAATCGTGGGTGCAAATCCCAAGGCCGTGAAAGGCTACATGCTAGGGATCGACTTCATTCGATTCCGCGCTCCAGGAGAGATCTTCCCAGATGCCGATGGTGGAGTTCCTGCTCGCAACCGCGAGGGCCGAGTCCTAAATCTTGACTTTGAGTCGGGGGACCTTTCCGATTGGACCGCTACGGGAGATGCCTTCGCCGATCAACCCATTCAGGGAGATACGGTTTCCAAACGCCGCAATGACATGAGTAGCCGACATCACGGTGAGTTTTGGATCGGTGGTTTCGAAAAACATGGCGATGAACCGACTGGAACATTGACCTCCGCACCGTTCTCCGTGCCAGCTCGCTACGCCACGTTCCTGCTCGGGGGCGGAAGCTCGGAAGCGACTCGAGTTGAGCTATGGGGTGTGGGAGAGGAAAAGCCATTTTACATAGCTCGCGGAAAGAACAGCGAGAATCTGGAACGAGTGGTGGTGGACTTGCGGCGGGTTCAAAATGGAGAAATGTTCCTTCGAATTGTCGACGAGAGCCGTGGTGGCTGGGGGCATGTAAATTTTGATCATTTCCGCTTTCACGCGCGACGCCCGGCGGCTGTGACCCCTCCAGCTGTCCAGTTAACCAATGATGAGTACCCGTACGGTGATCTGTCCGCCGAAGAGGCGGCGAGCGTTATGAAGGTTCCCGAAGGGTTTAGTGTCACGGTCTGTGCGGCCGAACCCGATGTCAAACAACCGATCGCAATGGCCCTCGACGATCGTGGGCGAGTTTGGATCGCCGAAGCCTATGAGTATCCGCAGCGGGCGGACGGAGATACCGGTCGCGATCGCATCTTGGTGTTCGAAGATACGACAGGCGACGGACGCTTGGATTCGCGAAAGGTCTTCGCGGAAGGGCTGAACTTAGTGAGTGGCCTGGAGGTTGGTTTTGGTGGAGTGTGGGTGGGAGCAGCACCCTATCTACTCTTTATTCCGGATGCCAATGGAGATGATGTCGCTGACTCCGAACCACAAGTTTTGCTCGACGGTTGGGGCTATGAAGATACGCACGAAACCTTAAACACCTTCTGCTGGGGACCGGATGGATGGTTGTATGGTTGCCATGGAGTCTTTACACATTCCAAAGTTGGCAAGCCAGGAACCGCTGCCGAAGATCGCACACCGATCAACGCAGGGATCTGGCGTTACCATCCCCAGCGTCACGAGTTCGAAGTGTTTGCTCATGGAACTAGCAATCCATGGGGGGTGGATTTCAATGAGCACGGAGAAGCCTTTATCACGGCGTGTGTCATCCCCCACCTGTATCACATGATTCCCGGTGCAAGGTATCAGCGTCAAGCCGGTCAGCACTTCAACCCGCATACCTACGACGATATCAAAACGATCGCTGATCACTTGCATTATTTGGGCGCCACGCCGCATAGCGGCAATGGCAAATCGGATGAGGCTGGGGGCGGACATGCGCATGCGGGTGCCATGATCTACCAAGGGGGAGCATGGCCGTCGGAGTACACGGGCGCGCTTTTCATGAACAACATCCACGGTCAGCGTCTGAACGTCGATTTACTCGCCCCCGAGGGATCTGGGTACGTCGGACACCACGCTCCCGATTTCTTGTTGACTGGCGATCAAGCCTCGCAGATCCTCAACATGCGGTACGGTCCCGATGGGCAGGTGTACTTTATCGATTGGTATGACATGCAGGCCTGCCATCGCAAAGAGGTGGAGGTGCATGATCGCAGCAATGGACGAATCTATAAAATCAATTATGGAACACAGCCTGCTGTCCAAGTTGATTTGACGAAGCTCAGTGACCTAGAGTTGGCGGAACACTGCTTGAATCCCAATGATTGGTTTGTTCGCCACTCGCGACGCTTGCTGCAAGAGCGGGCGGCTGTACGCAAGATTTCCAGGGAGGCAATTGAGCGTCTAGTCGATATTGCGTTGCATCACGAAGCTGATGAACGTCGTTTGCGAGCTCTTTGGGCGCGGCATGCGATTGGTACTTCGGACGACGCCATGTTCGCTCAGTTGCTGCAAGACACCAGCCCGCATGTACGCGGTTGGGCGCTGCGCCTAATGCTCGAAGAACGCCGGGATCAGCTGCCTGCCGCGATGTTCTCGCAACTGGCGGAATTGGCTCGCGCCGATGAATCTCCCGTGGTGCGTCGAGCAATCACCTCGGCCCTTTATCGCTTGCCAGTGGAGCAGCGTTGGGAGATTGTGGAAGGGTTGGTTGCCCATGCTGTCGATGCCAAAGATCATAACTTGCCACTGATGTACTGGTACGCTATGGAACCGCTAGCGGACGTGGACCCCGACCGCGCTTTGGCGCTGGGCATGGCGGCCGGTGAGCAAATTCCAAAACTGCGGGAATTCATGTTGCGGCGCGTGGCAGGCTCAGGTGGTACGCAGGCTGTCGATCGGATGGTTGCCGCCCTGAGCAAGGCCGATGAGCCATCGATTCAACAAACGTTCCTGACGGCCATCCGCGCATCGCTAGCTGGGCAACGGCAATCGTCGATGCCAGCAGCTTGGCCCGCTGCCTACACACGGCTATCGCAGGGTGGCGATCCGCGAGTGGCTCGGCAAGCTGCGGCCATCGGAGTGCTCTTTGGCGACGCCAACGCATCGCGCGAGTTGTCGCACATTGTTCAATCGCAGGAGGCCGCCGTCGAAAGCCGACTTCAAGCCTTGGAGGCTCTGCTGGCCGCGGGTGAGGCTTCACTTCGTGATACGATGCTGACATTGGTCGATTCCCCGGCGGTACCCGCTCCCTTGTTGGAAGCGGCCATTCGAGGATTGTCGCAATACGATGCACCGAATATCGCAGCTAGCCTGTTGAAGGCCTATCCGCGGATGACAGAGGTGCAGCGACGCGCGGCCATTGCAACCCTCTGTAGTCGCGCCTCAAGTGCCCAAGCACTGCTTAGGGAGATCGGTGAGAAACGGATTCCCGCTACCGACCTGTCAGCCGACTTGGCACGCCAGTTGGAATATTTGAATGATGCAACGGTTGCTGAATTGCTGCCGCAGGTATGGGGCCAAGTTCGAAAGAGTTCGGTAGAGAAGTTGGAGCAGATTCAGATTTACAAAGAGTTAGTGGCAGACTCCGGCCTGCCGCCCGCCGATTTGCCGCTGGGCCGAGCGATGTTTGCCAAAACCTGCCAACGCTGCCATATGTTGTATGGTGTCGGGGAAAAGCTGGGGCCAGATCTGACCGGTTCCAATCGCTCCAATCTCGACTACCTGCTTGAGAATATCGTCGATCCCAGCGCCGTGATGGCCAAGGAATATCGACAATCCATTTTCTTAACCGACAGCGGTCAAGTCATTACGGGAATCGTCCGTAGTGAAACGGAGAATGCAGTTACCGTGCAGACCGCCGATGCGATGGTGGTGCTACCCAAGGTGGAAATCGAAGAACGCCGCGAAAGCGATCAATCGATGATGCCCGAGAACCAACTGCTTCCCTTCTCGGATCACGAGATCCGCTCACTGCTGGAGTATTTGAGGAGCAAGCAACAAACTCCGATCCGCGCCACCAGCGAGAATGTTTCCACTTTTTTCAACGGCACTGATCTGAGTGGTTGGAACGGCAATCCCGAGTTATGGAGCGTGGTCGACGGGGAGTTGGTGGGTAAGAGTAGTGGCCTGAAGACTAATGAGTTCTTGGTGAGCGATCTAGCTGCGGACGACTTCCGGCTCACCCTGGAAATCCAACTGGTGGAAAATCTAGGCAACAGCGGTATCCAGTTCCGCAGTCGCTCGCATGAGAGCGGATCGGTCGAGGGGTATCAGGCGGATGTCGGCCAGGGATGGTGGGGCAAGTTGTATGAAGAGCATGGACGGGGTTTGCTGTGGGATCAGAGCGGTGAAGCACATTTGAAGCCTGGTCAGTGGAATCGCTATGAAGTGGAGGCCGTCGGTTCGCACATTCGCACGCGCCTCAATGGCAACCTGTGCGTCGATCTGGACGATCCTAAGGGCGCTCGAGCGGGAGTGTTCGCGATCCAACTGCATTCAGGCGGCCCGACCGAGGTGCGGATTCGGAACGTCGTGCTGGAGCTAGTCGACGCAGAGGGGGAGTAGGCTTTCCCTCACCTTTGCTAGCAATGGATGGAAATCGCTGTGGGAAGTTTGCAAGGAGTTTGGTACAACCGCCCACGGCGTTCTTCCCGATAGACGGGGGAGGATGTTTCGATGCTGAAAATTCTCCAACAATCTAAGTAGAATTGAAACGATGCTCGGTGGACACGGATGTCCCAATGTGGCTGACCTGGCGAATTCACCGAATTCCCCCACTTCGCTGCCAAGATGCTTGGCATGCATCAGGCATTCCCTTGCCCTGACCGTGGGGAGAGGCTTGCGGAGTGGCGTGTGTGTCATGCTAGCACTGTGGGCACTATCACTTGGTTTGCAAGCTGGGCTCGGATTCCAACTCTTCGGCGCTCTGCTGGCTCAGGACGTGGAAGGTAATACAGCGGTTCAGTGCGATCTGCGGATTGTCTGGGGTGGTGATGTCTCGCGCAGCTATGCGGGATCTGTCGAAGTCGATCGCGGAACGCTGCGGCTAGTACGCAATTTGAGCCTGCAACCCGATTCGATCGCGAAGGTTCGAGAAGCGACGCTCACCAAACTCGAAATATCTCCCTACAGTCCCTCACCGTTCGGCGGAATGGACGTGCGCGTCTCGGGTACGCTGTCGACGCGAATGACCGTAAAGCTGAATGATCCGGTGACCGGAGGAACTGTGGAGCATTCTGCCACGCTTGCTGAACTGTTGAGTGGGAACTGGATACGGTCGCTCGACGATCGTGGAGCACGGCTGGCCGTGGAACGCCAGGCATATGATCGGCTGCGTGTGAACACGGGACGAGAGCAACCGATTTTTGATGCGGGGGAAGCGTGGAAGCCGACGGTTTCGGGTTACCGTACCGGGTTACCTGCGGGCGAGTATCAATTGCGGGCAAGGTTTGTGGATTCGCGTGGACTGGCGTCTGAGGCTTCGCAGACGCGCGTGCAGCTTGATGCCACCGGTAGCTTTCCAGTGGCTACTGAACTCGATCTTCAGATTCCCCAAGTGGCAGGTGGCTACCAGCTCGAATTGACGCTCCATCGCAGTACTTTCGTAAGTGCCTTGGTGAGCACCTCTGCGGAGCTTAATCGCCGCGTTGACCTCGTGGTATTCGATGCGGGTAGTTCGGCGCAGAAGATTGTCGATTGGCAATTGGTCGGGGAGATCGATGCACTTCTTGCTAGTCGCCCTGGAAGCCTGGCTTGGATCATGCCAGCAGACTTGCTGTCCGCTTGGGAGCCTAAGGCACTGTCGGGCATGTCGGCCAAATTGCAGAGCTACAACCCGCTGGCCAGTGTGACCAGCAAACCGTTGAGTCATGGACGATTAGGAAGTCGTCATTGGGCAGCTGAGTCGGTCGCTGGGGAGCAGCCCGGGGAATGTCTCACCATTGCACCGGGAGCTTGGTTGGCGATTCCCCTTGGTAATCTCGAAGAAGGTGTACCGCATCGCTTGCGGGTGCGGGTTCCCACGGACCAACCGATGAAGTTGGCTGTGAGTATGCGGAATCCCAACGCGGCAGGTGAGTATTCATCGCTCAACGAAGATTCAGGGCTGACAATTCACCCGCGGGAAACAAATTCGACTCAAGAGCTAGTTACCCATGACGTAATTTTTTGGCCGGGGACGAGTGAGCAATATGCGCTTCTAGCCAATCCCAGCGAGACGCTGGATGCATCGGTCTGTAGTGTGACCTTAGAGAAGTCGGCTTTGGAGCGAGGTGCCATTCCAGCGACTCCGTTCGCCACTGATGTTCGCAAGGTCGGCGTGTACTTGGATAAACCATTGTTGGCAGATGGCCTCGGAGCGATGAGGCAACGCGACCCGTTAACGGGCCGCGTTTTCGAGAGTTGGGATACTTGGCATTCTGCGGTGGAGCATTTAAGTCAGTACATGACTTGGATGGGCGCGAATACGGTTGTCATCAAGGTCTTTGAGGATGGCGGGGCAATCTACCCAAGTCAAGTTCTGCAGCCGACCGCTCGCTTCGACAACGGAACCTTTTATTCGGACAGTCGCTCGGAGACCATCAAAGATGCCGTCGAACTCTTGCTACGGCATTGTGATCGCGACGGTCGCTACGTAGTACTTGCCTTGAATTTGGACACGGAGTTGCCCGGTTTGAATCGTTGGCTGGATGACCCTCAAGCCATGGAGGAGATGGTTCAGCGTACCTTTGACCGGTCGGAGTATCGAGCCCAGCAGGGTTCCTCGCGGCGAAGCTTGCGGCGCTACAACCCACTCGACTCGAGAGTCCAAGCGGAATTGGTGGCTGTGATCAACGAACTGGCCGAGCGGTATGGTTCACACCCTTCCCTGGCTGGCATCTCCTTGCAGTTGGATCGGAATTCTCAGCTGTTGTTCGCAGGGGATCGGTGGGGATACAACGATCGCAGCTTGGCCGAGTACCAACGGGAAGTCCAGGCAAATTTACCGAAGGTCGAATCGCTCGAAGCGGTTTTCTCCACCGGTGCAATTCGCCAAGGTTACCTCAATTGGCGTGCTCAGGAGCTGACCAATTTCTTCACTAAGCTCAGTGCGCCCCTGGTGCGAGCCAATCCAAAAG
Coding sequences within it:
- a CDS encoding glycoside hydrolase family 10 protein, giving the protein MLGGHGCPNVADLANSPNSPTSLPRCLACIRHSLALTVGRGLRSGVCVMLALWALSLGLQAGLGFQLFGALLAQDVEGNTAVQCDLRIVWGGDVSRSYAGSVEVDRGTLRLVRNLSLQPDSIAKVREATLTKLEISPYSPSPFGGMDVRVSGTLSTRMTVKLNDPVTGGTVEHSATLAELLSGNWIRSLDDRGARLAVERQAYDRLRVNTGREQPIFDAGEAWKPTVSGYRTGLPAGEYQLRARFVDSRGLASEASQTRVQLDATGSFPVATELDLQIPQVAGGYQLELTLHRSTFVSALVSTSAELNRRVDLVVFDAGSSAQKIVDWQLVGEIDALLASRPGSLAWIMPADLLSAWEPKALSGMSAKLQSYNPLASVTSKPLSHGRLGSRHWAAESVAGEQPGECLTIAPGAWLAIPLGNLEEGVPHRLRVRVPTDQPMKLAVSMRNPNAAGEYSSLNEDSGLTIHPRETNSTQELVTHDVIFWPGTSEQYALLANPSETLDASVCSVTLEKSALERGAIPATPFATDVRKVGVYLDKPLLADGLGAMRQRDPLTGRVFESWDTWHSAVEHLSQYMTWMGANTVVIKVFEDGGAIYPSQVLQPTARFDNGTFYSDSRSETIKDAVELLLRHCDRDGRYVVLALNLDTELPGLNRWLDDPQAMEEMVQRTFDRSEYRAQQGSSRRSLRRYNPLDSRVQAELVAVINELAERYGSHPSLAGISLQLDRNSQLLFAGDRWGYNDRSLAEYQREVQANLPKVESLEAVFSTGAIRQGYLNWRAQELTNFFTKLSAPLVRANPKAKLYLNASRLWEESPEAYEFFQPDQILRQPADFLLAQGISPQRLANLPSVELLRGQLDQQVDSVNSQDWIRQLAAARALHGLPESQRASVLLHQSTHGMPLSNSPESTSLTPQGLAAAWVYAQPTRPGDFSTKDIVGQVFEADPTLLVVGGWLPLFGQEEATKGVYQVLTSLPSVPLKPMDSQARDSNIRVRYGEQAGRYYVQVVNNAPWSERIQLAVKAPSFEGQPRVLPGSQVLFEVEQSEAKSLSANQTWVMVMPPYSLAGIEVQSSELELLAVRNTPANEAIRSIASQLETLEMLITQAADPTLQNVLANVDGEFETWGNDGLPHGWNVSTLPQVVIQRSDEFPHGGRSSLRIESRGRSDASAWIQSRGFQPPATGRLAIDVWLRTTAVSDPLLVRVSVWGRKSNGARYERSQQFGGLSESRSNLPIDWGRRPMQLFVGDVPVDELNELHLAVELIGPGQIWVDDVKIFESCLQPDERIHMRGQLLVAKERLAEGNPYAAEQLLDSHWGRYLSEFKPVSMDSLQATAGVSPRSGGTASGKPGQWNSSPPVLQQWRDALRNRWRR
- a CDS encoding PVC-type heme-binding CxxCH protein, translated to MENSLRHPFLGLILLTCALSARYSPVVAEDFVGRDFSRQELTDIYYSEGVAVGDINGDESLDIVYGPYWFAGPAFTDKHEIYSPQPQPTDKYADNFFSWIYDFNQDGAADVFVVGFPGTPAYVYENPGHEANSAANSQPWKKHQVIDWVSNESPQFANLVGDERPELICTRDGFFGFATIDWEHPLDAWSFHPISEQIAASRFGHGLGIGDVNGDGRIDLLHSKGWYEQPASDPTSGRWQTHEVNFSSSYGGAEMYAYDVDGDGDSDVITSEAAHDFGLSWYEQIGEGVQIEFKRHTIVGQHPSENKYGVVFSELHSVALADMDGDGLQDIVTGKTYWSHHKQSPMWDAGAVVYWFKLVQGEDGVDWIPYLVDADAGIGRQLTIADINSDGVLDVATGGMLGANVMLQKPVVLTREEWAKRQPKVYDGPKLATVEGARAKRGPRSPIAADGKVFQAIEGEEVKATVTGGTTRAQPMGSFSGDRWSGNSQLWWTGAKPGDKLTLELDAFQEVAAVELALTCAKDYGIVEIQLNGQPLDAPLDCYDAQVVTTGLLSLDTPELKKGKHTLSFEIVGANPKAVKGYMLGIDFIRFRAPGEIFPDADGGVPARNREGRVLNLDFESGDLSDWTATGDAFADQPIQGDTVSKRRNDMSSRHHGEFWIGGFEKHGDEPTGTLTSAPFSVPARYATFLLGGGSSEATRVELWGVGEEKPFYIARGKNSENLERVVVDLRRVQNGEMFLRIVDESRGGWGHVNFDHFRFHARRPAAVTPPAVQLTNDEYPYGDLSAEEAASVMKVPEGFSVTVCAAEPDVKQPIAMALDDRGRVWIAEAYEYPQRADGDTGRDRILVFEDTTGDGRLDSRKVFAEGLNLVSGLEVGFGGVWVGAAPYLLFIPDANGDDVADSEPQVLLDGWGYEDTHETLNTFCWGPDGWLYGCHGVFTHSKVGKPGTAAEDRTPINAGIWRYHPQRHEFEVFAHGTSNPWGVDFNEHGEAFITACVIPHLYHMIPGARYQRQAGQHFNPHTYDDIKTIADHLHYLGATPHSGNGKSDEAGGGHAHAGAMIYQGGAWPSEYTGALFMNNIHGQRLNVDLLAPEGSGYVGHHAPDFLLTGDQASQILNMRYGPDGQVYFIDWYDMQACHRKEVEVHDRSNGRIYKINYGTQPAVQVDLTKLSDLELAEHCLNPNDWFVRHSRRLLQERAAVRKISREAIERLVDIALHHEADERRLRALWARHAIGTSDDAMFAQLLQDTSPHVRGWALRLMLEERRDQLPAAMFSQLAELARADESPVVRRAITSALYRLPVEQRWEIVEGLVAHAVDAKDHNLPLMYWYAMEPLADVDPDRALALGMAAGEQIPKLREFMLRRVAGSGGTQAVDRMVAALSKADEPSIQQTFLTAIRASLAGQRQSSMPAAWPAAYTRLSQGGDPRVARQAAAIGVLFGDANASRELSHIVQSQEAAVESRLQALEALLAAGEASLRDTMLTLVDSPAVPAPLLEAAIRGLSQYDAPNIAASLLKAYPRMTEVQRRAAIATLCSRASSAQALLREIGEKRIPATDLSADLARQLEYLNDATVAELLPQVWGQVRKSSVEKLEQIQIYKELVADSGLPPADLPLGRAMFAKTCQRCHMLYGVGEKLGPDLTGSNRSNLDYLLENIVDPSAVMAKEYRQSIFLTDSGQVITGIVRSETENAVTVQTADAMVVLPKVEIEERRESDQSMMPENQLLPFSDHEIRSLLEYLRSKQQTPIRATSENVSTFFNGTDLSGWNGNPELWSVVDGELVGKSSGLKTNEFLVSDLAADDFRLTLEIQLVENLGNSGIQFRSRSHESGSVEGYQADVGQGWWGKLYEEHGRGLLWDQSGEAHLKPGQWNRYEVEAVGSHIRTRLNGNLCVDLDDPKGARAGVFAIQLHSGGPTEVRIRNVVLELVDAEGE